DNA sequence from the Malus domestica chromosome 06, GDT2T_hap1 genome:
GAGTGCAATGTGTGACTTAATTTCAGGACAACATCAATTATTACAGGAATTCAATGACGAAAATGCAACTCCGAGTATAATTCATAGACAAATTTTCGTTGCTTGTTCATTGTTGCCAAACATGGATGAAGTACCCTTTGATGGTGTTAAGATGTTGTGCAGGGGCTTGCTAGCGAGTAAAATGTATGATACAGCAAAAAATATTGTGACCAATCTCCTTTCCTTGATAGAAGAATATGGATATGTCCTAAATGGTGCAAGGACCTATTACGCTAACAGAAGGTAATGCTTCATTTACTTCCTATTTTTCTACCTTTATTGTTTTACACTTTTTATAACTTCTAATACAAGCAAGCTTTTATATTCATTTGTCACTTACCAcatttcttccttctcctttgggAAAATTTGCAGCCAGCCACCACTTCTGAGTGCAATGGTTCACGAAATATACAAGCGGACGGGCGATGTGGAATTGGCACGGAAGGCTCTCCCTGCACTGATGAAAGAACATGAGTTTTGGAATTCAGGTATGGTGAGAATCTGTTTCGATGAAAGGTTCACATTGTCTTGGTTGCCTTCTTTGGCGTTTTTGATAAACTTATCTGCAGTGGGTTTTAAATAGTTCTAATTTGGCTTTCTGTTGCTGTAGGTATTCATAAGGTAATTGTTCAGGATTCTGAAGCTCAGAATCATACTTTGAGTCGATACTACGCAATGTGGAACACACCGAGGCCTGAATCTTCAACCATTGTATGTCCTCTCTGCGTGCTTTATTTGAGAAACATTTCTGTTGTTTATATCAATGGCGGGAAACATTTATGTAGTGTATCCCTTTTAACATCTTATGCCTGTCAGGACAAGGAATTGGCTTCCAATATCTCCAACCCTTTTGAGAAACAGCAATTTTACCGGGAAGTGGCATCAACTGCCGAGACTGGATGGGATTTCAGTACAAGATGGATGATGTAATGAAGAAGTTTTTATATTCAGTATCTTCTAGGAACAAGTCGACTTTTAAAATTTAGGATGCCTTATAATAGTGaggattttgttttcttgttgcaGGAACCATTCGGATTTTACAACGTTGGCTACCACATGGATTTTACCTGTTGATTTGAATGCATTCTTACTCAGGGCACGTCTATCAATTCCTAACAAAAGAAGCCCCTGTATATCTTATTATCTGCAAACATTACAATCTGCTTTATCTGTTGATGCAGATGGAACATGACATTGCCTTCCTTGCAAAAGTCACAGGAGACTCTAAAATTTCTGAGCGCTTCCTGAAAGCCTCCGAAGCAAGGCATAAGGCCATAAAAGCTGTTTTCTGGGATGCAAAGAAGGGACAATGGCTAGATTACTGGCTCAACAGAAACACATGCAATGAGGTATAATAATCGTATAACTCTTTGATTTTCtgatagttatgaacttatgatGGTGGTTATCTTAATTTCTTCACATTGATATGCTTATAGGAAGATCATACATGGGAAGCCTGTAACCAGAATCAGAATGTATACGCTTCAAATTTTGTCCCTTTGTGGCTTGAGCCGTTTTACTCAGGTTTGTGCTTCCAAAATTCCATCTTGCTAAACCCGAAACCCTAAACATGAACATATTCCGCTATCCATCATTGAAATAAATTGTCATTTTGAATGTTGGTTTAGATGCTTATTTCCATATATTATTTTCGTATACGCTGTAAACTGAGAAAGCCTTTACCCTTCGTGTGAGTGAAGATGCTTCTGTGGTAGAGAAAGTTACAAAAAGTCTTCGAAGCTCAGGACTGATTTGTCCTGCTGGTATTGCAACATCCCTCACAAACTCAACCCAACAATGGTAAGCGAAGACGAACTAAATTCGAATATGTTTTAGTTTTCTCTGGAATTATATTGCAAATTGCTTGATGGGAGCTTGTAAAAACAGGGATTTTCCAAATGGTTGGGCCCCACTCCAACATATGATAGTTGAAGGTCTGTTAAATTCTGGATTAGAAGAAGCGAAATCAATGGCGGAAGACATTGCTGCGAGGTGGATCAGAACCAACTATGTTGCCTTCCAGAAAACACACACAATGCATGAAAAATATGATGTGCGAGAGTGCGGAGCAAccggtggtggtggtgaataCATACCCCAGGTATGCACttaatcactttttttttaatttttttaatttttttttttaacaaagacGATATCTTAAACAAGTCTAAATCTTTCGGGAAAGGGGATTCGAAATTGATCACTTTAATTGCATTAGAAATTAAGGTGATTGTTTTATACTCTATATAGATGTTCTTTAGGTGCTATCAGACTAATATGATTTGTTTAAATCTGTTTGCGTGTATTGCAATGCAGACTGGATTTGGGTGGTCAAATGGAGTTGCATTGGCATTCTTGGAGGAGTTTGGATGGCCTCAAGACAGAAAGATAGATTGTGACCCTTAAGCACTAGTACACAGTATTTTAAAAGAGCGACCCAAGCCAACCATGCTCTCTACTTTGCGAGGGTCGAGATGATTTGATATTATATTTACTAGTTTCGGGATgtagaaaattgaaattatttATGGCATGGAATTGCAGTATTGATGGTATCAATAACATGATAAATACCTAATGTCAGTATCCATGGGCTACATTACGTGTTATGTGTGGGCTTATTAATCAGCCAATTGTTTCGGGTCATATATGGTTGGGTATCCGGGTCATGATAGGGACTTGTATTGCTTGATGCACTTTGGGGGGTTCAGCTTCCACTCAGATTCCTAACACCGATTGGGATCTTTTGATTGATTGACTGTACAAGGTGGAAGTTGATTAATTAGTTAATCAAAATTTTGCATACTTGTTTGATTATACTAAGATCAAATCTTTTGCACTTAAAATAGGTGTAGGTTCTTTGTGGCCCAATAAATGATTAACATGATATTTATTAtcttaacttttcttaattttgttgttATAAATTTAATATGTGTCAAACATTTATTAGGACTACATAGATGCCACACCTATTTTGGGTGTAGAAAATTTGATCTCGATCATACTCCAACTCATGTATGAcaaataattaatatttaattaattagctgATTGAAgtagtttggaaagatttagaATAATTAAGGCTAGAATATTCAattcaagttttatttttatatatcttaattaaggggtgtgctatccacatactTCATTTTACTTATCACACACACtccttgataatttttgtccgttgatcttcttcaattcatccgatccgactaccgaaaattaaaaagatgtgtgaaaagtaaaatgaggtgtggatatcacacccccttAATTAATTGATTAGGGCCGAATCTTATgtatgtagtgggtggtgggtGAGTTTAAGAGATAATAGATCCTCTAAATGATGGagatatgtttgtttaagtaagGAGTGGGTTTGGCTGTTGCGTTCTAAGTAGTAATTAGCAGTTCGTGTTGGGTTTTAGGGGAGGATAATGACTTTATAACAACAATAGAAAACCAATATGCACACACAACTTACTAATCACACGTACATGCTCTGACTCGGATCAGATAAAACAGATTCCCCAGTGAAGCAATTGGATTTGATCGTGGTGCGGTATCATTATTTTTCAtctaaaagagaaaagaaaaaaaccattATTAATGTGGTAAATTAGAGGATTTCTGTTAAAAATATGTTGTTAGAGTTGTCTTCTTCAACCCCTTACATTTTGGAtttaaaccatttttttttagtatagaTTAGTAGCAAGCTTGGTTAGTAAATTTAGGAAACCATATACGTGCGTAAATTTGTTGAAAAATATTTCCGTTTGTGTACACTTCTCAATTATACGGAAAATACATTGGCAAGagaaaaattatacaaaaaataccttttctttttttttttaactaaacgTATTTCGAGCACTATGCTTTTTTGGATTGATCATAAGAGATAAAGGCTCGTCCCTTCCCAAACCCCTACCTAGATCTATCAAAGGTGAAACGTTGAAGTTCCACAACAGGTAACAGGAATGAACGtgttcattattatttttagatcttgaattttaatgagtttttcttcattttcaacaATTCATGAAAGAATGAATCGAGAAAAAACTTATGAATATACGGGCTACAAGAAAAGATCTTATGATAGTCAATATGGCCCCCCCACCACTTATCAATGCATGGTATTCTTTGACTTATCATTACTCTAGATGGTAAAGATGTTATTGACTGTAATTATCACATTCATATTACTCTTGTATTAGCACATTTTTTTCTCACATGTTTCAattgtaacattccacatcgACCAgcagagagggggtgatgtgccttatatgtacatgctcacctccatatatagcacgaggccttttgggaactcattgacTTCGGGTtctattggaactccgaagttaagtgagttcgggcgagagcaatcctaggatgggtgacccactgggaagttatcgtgtgagttcccagaaacaaaaccgtgagggagtggttaaggcccaaagcggacaatatagtGCTATGGCAGAGCCGAGactgagatgtgacaatttggtattagagccactcTAACATTTGGTacgagtgtgccgacgaggacgtacGGCCCCTAAGCGGgctggattgtaacatcccacgtcGACCAATGGAGATGggatgatgtgccttatattatacatgcccacctccatatagcacgagacattttgggaactcagtgg
Encoded proteins:
- the LOC103415808 gene encoding probable trehalase; this translates as MPESRFPNCDNSSPFPFLSSLLFLLLVMTTTTVAKASTMTGAKAPPPCVSDSGPVKPTTPLVAFLEKLQETALATFGKKDFDPKYYVDLSLKLELPATQKAFDQLPRSAGGSVSAKDLKEYVDEYFGGAGEDMVVAEPVDFVPEPEGFLPKVKHPEVRAWALEVHSLWKNLSRKVCGGVHKKPELHTLLPLPEQFVIPGSRFREVYYWDSYWVIRGLLASKMYDTAKNIVTNLLSLIEEYGYVLNGARTYYANRSQPPLLSAMVHEIYKRTGDVELARKALPALMKEHEFWNSGIHKVIVQDSEAQNHTLSRYYAMWNTPRPESSTIDKELASNISNPFEKQQFYREVASTAETGWDFSTRWMMNHSDFTTLATTWILPVDLNAFLLRMEHDIAFLAKVTGDSKISERFLKASEARHKAIKAVFWDAKKGQWLDYWLNRNTCNEEDHTWEACNQNQNVYASNFVPLWLEPFYSDASVVEKVTKSLRSSGLICPAGIATSLTNSTQQWDFPNGWAPLQHMIVEGLLNSGLEEAKSMAEDIAARWIRTNYVAFQKTHTMHEKYDVRECGATGGGGEYIPQTGFGWSNGVALAFLEEFGWPQDRKIDCDP